A section of the Enterococcus montenegrensis genome encodes:
- a CDS encoding response regulator transcription factor codes for MNILMIEDNEAVSEMMQMFFLNEGWEATFKYDGQEGLDAFLAQPGHWDMITLDLNLPGLDGMAVAREIRKISKTVPIIMLTARDSESDQVIGLEMGADDYVTKPFSPLTLIARMKALHRRSELAEKVATEKDDDETFDIVTKHFKMNTKTREAYLDDTLIDGLTPKEFDLLYTLAKKPRQVFSREQLLELVWDYQYFGDERTVDAHIKKLRQKIEKVGPQVIQTVWGVGYKFDDSGVA; via the coding sequence ATGAATATTTTAATGATTGAAGACAATGAAGCTGTTTCAGAAATGATGCAGATGTTTTTTCTAAATGAAGGTTGGGAAGCAACTTTTAAATACGATGGGCAAGAAGGCTTAGACGCTTTTTTGGCGCAACCTGGACACTGGGACATGATTACCTTGGATTTAAATTTACCCGGTTTAGATGGAATGGCAGTGGCGCGGGAAATTCGTAAAATTTCCAAGACTGTACCGATTATCATGTTGACGGCTAGAGACTCAGAAAGTGATCAAGTGATTGGCTTAGAGATGGGGGCAGATGATTATGTGACCAAACCCTTTAGTCCATTGACTCTGATTGCGCGTATGAAGGCTTTACATCGCCGTAGTGAGTTGGCGGAAAAAGTAGCTACAGAAAAAGATGATGATGAGACTTTTGATATTGTCACAAAACACTTCAAAATGAACACGAAAACCAGAGAAGCTTATTTAGATGATACGCTGATTGACGGATTGACACCAAAAGAGTTTGACTTACTTTATACTTTAGCGAAAAAACCGCGTCAAGTTTTTTCACGGGAACAGTTACTGGAATTAGTTTGGGATTACCAATACTTTGGGGATGAGCGCACAGTAGACGCTCATATTAAAAAATTGCGTCAAAAAATTGAAAAAGTAGGACCACAAGTGATTCAAACGGTCTGGGGTGTTGGCTATAAATTTGATGATTCTGGGGTGGCATAA
- a CDS encoding sensor histidine kinase, whose protein sequence is MRYLYQQLMAFWVVIAVILLIVGISFTQLTKQTMEDNNYRQLFGYAESVAKTAQNYAELPNAGATTPDESLHNSLMFTELALNQQDVNFVFVDKSGKSTYPTNANVHFSITKTQWTALKAGERQKKTSDTNVFGEHEVTSYAMVPFNLEGEFYGALIVTQPAKNISDSVNAVTLNLFKGFIISSVIALIISYFYASMQVRRINRMKKATKEIASGNFDVQLPVHDKDEFDELADDFNKMTVSLKESQEEIERQEERRKQFMADASHEMRTPLTTINGLLEGLEYNAIPENQKGNAVRLMKNETERLIRLVNENLDYEKIRTNQISIVVKKFDGTEALKNILTQLEAKAEAAGDKLHFEVKEPIEVYADYDRFVQVVVNIIQNAIQFTQDGDIYVNLKKGYLETIVEIQDTGIGMTEEQQRNIWDRYYKADPSRKNRKFGESGLGLPIVQQLVRLHKGTIKVESKLNEGTKFTITFPDVEIVDDTKEK, encoded by the coding sequence ATGCGCTACCTTTATCAGCAGTTAATGGCTTTTTGGGTCGTAATTGCCGTAATTTTATTAATTGTTGGTATTTCTTTTACCCAATTGACCAAACAGACCATGGAAGATAATAATTATCGGCAATTATTCGGTTACGCGGAATCGGTGGCTAAAACTGCGCAAAACTATGCGGAGTTGCCCAATGCTGGGGCTACAACGCCAGATGAAAGTCTTCATAATTCTTTGATGTTTACAGAACTTGCGTTAAATCAACAAGACGTTAATTTTGTTTTTGTGGATAAAAGTGGCAAGTCTACCTACCCCACGAATGCTAACGTTCATTTTTCGATTACCAAAACGCAGTGGACGGCGTTAAAAGCTGGCGAGCGACAGAAAAAAACTTCAGATACCAATGTATTTGGTGAACATGAAGTTACCTCCTATGCTATGGTTCCTTTTAATTTAGAAGGGGAATTTTACGGTGCGCTAATTGTGACGCAGCCGGCAAAAAACATTTCAGATAGCGTGAACGCAGTTACCTTGAACTTGTTTAAGGGTTTTATTATTTCAAGTGTGATTGCATTAATCATCAGCTATTTTTACGCTAGTATGCAGGTACGGCGGATTAATCGCATGAAAAAGGCGACTAAAGAAATTGCCAGTGGAAATTTTGATGTACAGCTGCCCGTTCACGATAAAGATGAATTTGATGAACTAGCAGATGATTTTAATAAAATGACGGTTTCTTTAAAGGAATCACAAGAAGAAATCGAACGGCAAGAAGAGCGGCGTAAACAGTTTATGGCAGATGCTTCTCACGAAATGCGTACTCCGTTAACTACTATTAATGGTTTACTAGAGGGGCTAGAGTACAACGCCATTCCTGAAAATCAAAAGGGAAATGCAGTCCGTTTGATGAAAAATGAAACAGAACGCTTAATACGTCTCGTCAATGAAAATTTGGACTATGAAAAAATCCGGACCAATCAAATCTCAATTGTAGTCAAAAAATTTGATGGTACCGAAGCTTTAAAAAATATTTTAACCCAATTAGAGGCTAAAGCTGAAGCGGCAGGAGATAAACTGCACTTTGAGGTTAAAGAACCCATCGAAGTGTATGCTGATTATGATCGTTTCGTTCAAGTGGTGGTTAACATCATTCAAAATGCCATTCAGTTCACGCAAGATGGCGATATTTATGTGAATTTGAAAAAAGGCTACTTAGAAACGATCGTAGAGATTCAAGATACTGGCATCGGCATGACCGAAGAACAACAACGTAACATTTGGGATCGTTATTACAAAGCAGATCCTTCTCGAAAAAATCGTAAATTTGGTGAATCGGGTTTAGGTTTACCAATTGTCCAACAGCTGGTGCGTCTTCATAAAGGGACCATCAAAGTTGAAAGTAAATTAAATGAGGGAACGAAATTTACCATTACTTTCCCAGATGTTGAAATTGTTGACGATACGAAAGAAAAATAA
- a CDS encoding class I SAM-dependent rRNA methyltransferase: MKIQMNKFGVKKLRQHYPLIQADDIATDLKMKSGWVDFMDQKGNFLAKGYLGKQNKGIGWALTWQEEAIDHRFYTQVFAKAKAIRQAFFNDEKTTAFRIFNGEGDGLGGITIEWYDHYVVFSWYNDTLYEEKNKIVAAFKEIYPEVLGAYEKIRFHSELPESQHVYGKKAPEPLIVKENSVNFATYLNEGLMTGIFLDQRQVRGLLVDGLAAGKTVLNMFSYTGAFSIAAAMGGALHTTSVDLAKRSLPKTREQFEVNGLDLAAQKIHVMDVFNYFSYALKKGLKYDVIVLDPPSFARNKKQVFKVKNNYGQLIADSLPILTDEGIIIASANTANVTLEKFQQMIEKEFVTAKVDYKLLDIKRLPADFHISQTFLEGNYLKVLIYQVKQ; encoded by the coding sequence ATGAAAATTCAAATGAATAAATTCGGCGTTAAAAAATTACGCCAACACTATCCATTAATTCAAGCAGATGATATTGCCACAGATCTAAAAATGAAATCCGGCTGGGTGGACTTTATGGATCAAAAAGGCAATTTTTTGGCCAAGGGGTATCTTGGTAAACAAAATAAAGGTATCGGTTGGGCGCTAACTTGGCAAGAAGAAGCCATTGATCACAGGTTTTATACTCAGGTATTTGCTAAAGCCAAGGCAATTCGCCAAGCATTTTTTAATGACGAAAAAACGACGGCATTTCGCATTTTTAATGGTGAAGGTGATGGGCTAGGGGGGATTACAATCGAGTGGTATGACCATTATGTTGTTTTTTCTTGGTACAACGATACTTTATATGAAGAAAAAAATAAAATTGTCGCTGCCTTTAAAGAAATTTATCCGGAAGTTTTAGGCGCCTATGAGAAGATTCGCTTTCACAGTGAGCTGCCAGAATCGCAACATGTATATGGCAAAAAAGCACCAGAACCGTTAATTGTAAAAGAAAATTCTGTCAATTTTGCGACCTATTTAAACGAAGGGTTAATGACAGGAATCTTTTTAGATCAGCGACAAGTACGGGGCCTTTTAGTAGATGGTCTAGCAGCTGGAAAAACGGTTTTAAATATGTTTAGTTATACAGGAGCATTTTCAATCGCGGCAGCTATGGGGGGAGCGCTTCATACAACAAGCGTTGATTTGGCCAAGCGTAGTTTGCCAAAAACAAGGGAGCAATTTGAGGTAAATGGACTTGACTTAGCAGCACAAAAAATTCATGTGATGGACGTTTTCAATTATTTTTCCTATGCTTTAAAAAAAGGGTTGAAATACGATGTAATTGTCTTAGATCCGCCAAGTTTTGCCCGCAATAAAAAACAGGTTTTTAAAGTAAAAAATAATTACGGTCAGTTAATTGCTGACAGTCTGCCAATTTTGACGGATGAAGGAATCATCATCGCCTCTGCCAATACGGCTAATGTTACCTTAGAGAAATTCCAGCAGATGATTGAAAAAGAGTTTGTTACTGCCAAGGTTGACTACAAATTATTGGACATCAAACGTTTGCCAGCTGATTTTCATATAAGCCAAACATTTTTAGAGGGCAATTATTTGAAAGTTTTAATTTATCAAGTGAAACAATAA
- the aroD gene encoding type I 3-dehydroquinate dehydratase, producing the protein MQVTLKNVTFGKGVPKICVPLTGKDSQTLLAQAQLAATSVCEVVEWRVDYFTDFSNQSAVLEVLSHLKTALQDKILLFTFRTLKEGGKADLSLREYQNLYVAVAESGLVDIVDVELERAEFLGRGFLNQLKKQKTALLLSSHNFDKTPADGELVMKLGVMRQFDADFGKIAVMPHSLKDVLQIMGLSQKMQGLASVPLILIAMGDLGKITRVAGELMGSVMTFAALEESSAPGQIDITEMSRILAALSLEE; encoded by the coding sequence ATGCAAGTTACGTTAAAAAATGTAACCTTTGGTAAGGGCGTGCCGAAAATTTGTGTGCCACTTACCGGTAAAGATAGTCAAACACTCTTAGCACAAGCACAATTGGCAGCAACTTCAGTTTGTGAAGTAGTAGAATGGCGTGTGGATTATTTTACAGACTTTTCAAATCAAAGCGCTGTATTAGAAGTTTTATCTCATCTTAAGACAGCGTTACAAGATAAAATTCTCCTATTTACTTTCCGAACATTAAAAGAAGGCGGAAAAGCTGACTTATCGTTACGGGAATACCAAAATCTTTATGTTGCGGTAGCCGAAAGCGGCTTGGTTGATATTGTTGATGTGGAATTGGAGCGAGCTGAGTTTTTAGGCCGAGGCTTTTTAAATCAGTTAAAAAAACAAAAAACAGCACTGCTTTTGAGTAGCCATAATTTTGACAAAACGCCAGCTGATGGAGAATTAGTCATGAAATTAGGCGTAATGCGCCAATTTGATGCTGATTTTGGAAAAATTGCGGTAATGCCCCATTCTTTAAAAGATGTATTGCAAATTATGGGCCTTTCTCAAAAAATGCAGGGCTTAGCTAGTGTACCGCTTATTTTAATTGCCATGGGGGATTTAGGTAAAATTACGCGGGTTGCAGGTGAGTTGATGGGGTCAGTCATGACATTTGCCGCATTAGAAGAAAGTTCTGCACCAGGGCAAATCGATATTACAGAAATGTCCCGAATTTTAGCGGCTTTGTCACTAGAGGAGTGA
- the ybaK gene encoding Cys-tRNA(Pro) deacylase, with protein MAKKKVVKTNAIRLVEQKKIAYHEYSYEWSENHLGAAEVATKLGQNPAQVFKTLVAIGNKTGVIVAVIPGNHELDLKKLAKASGNKKVDMLHLKDLEQTTGYIRGGCSPIGMKKLFPTFIDQTAKTFPTIIISAGKRGLQLEIAVGDLEGLVQGELVDLIE; from the coding sequence GTGGCAAAAAAGAAAGTAGTTAAAACGAATGCTATTCGCTTGGTGGAGCAAAAAAAGATTGCCTATCATGAGTATTCTTATGAGTGGAGTGAAAATCATTTAGGCGCAGCAGAGGTAGCGACAAAATTAGGTCAAAACCCCGCTCAAGTTTTTAAGACGTTGGTAGCCATCGGCAATAAGACCGGTGTAATTGTCGCAGTAATTCCAGGTAATCATGAGCTGGATTTAAAAAAACTGGCTAAAGCCAGTGGCAATAAAAAAGTTGACATGCTACATTTAAAAGACTTGGAACAAACAACGGGCTATATTCGAGGTGGTTGTTCGCCAATTGGCATGAAAAAGTTGTTTCCAACTTTTATTGATCAAACAGCAAAAACATTTCCTACTATAATAATTTCTGCAGGCAAGCGTGGCTTGCAACTGGAAATTGCTGTGGGGGATTTAGAAGGGTTAGTACAAGGAGAACTTGTTGATTTAATCGAATAG
- a CDS encoding SdpI family protein, protein MIFLYVGVIMLVIGFCFFLFPAKKPNPIYGYPSILAKKNVGNWRYAQKINGLFLLGIGLFCTLIGYLLKETGNTNYFIAEMLLIPLPIIGVFAGTEELLQRFDRRHTAKEKER, encoded by the coding sequence GTGATTTTTTTATACGTTGGCGTCATTATGCTGGTTATTGGCTTTTGTTTCTTTTTATTTCCAGCGAAAAAGCCAAATCCAATTTATGGCTATCCCTCAATTTTAGCAAAGAAAAATGTTGGAAATTGGCGGTATGCTCAGAAAATAAATGGGCTTTTTTTATTAGGGATTGGCTTGTTTTGTACATTGATTGGATATTTACTAAAAGAAACGGGGAATACCAATTATTTTATTGCGGAAATGCTTTTAATTCCATTACCGATTATTGGTGTTTTTGCTGGAACAGAGGAACTGTTACAGCGTTTTGATCGTCGCCATACAGCAAAAGAGAAGGAAAGGTAG
- a CDS encoding BaiN/RdsA family NAD(P)/FAD-dependent oxidoreductase gives MEKNYDVIVIGAGPAGMMAAISAAENDAEVLLVEKNKRLGKKMLLTGGGRCNVTNNRPVDDLITHIPGNGKFLYSTFAQWNNTDIMEFFSSRNVALKEEDHGRVFPVTDRAKTIVDALYEELKRLHVTVLTNTSVTKLVHDDTQVYGIRCDKEEFNAPCIIITTGGKTYPGTGSTGDGYKMAKSCGHTVTPLFPTEAPLISDAAFIQSKTLQGLSLQDVKLSVLAGKKIVTSHTMDLLFTHFGLSGPAALRCSYAINQELRNGAPHVPVCLDCFPKQTNAELLADLSLRLETKKSLKNALSQWLPERLLQFFLNQLDLNDMTADKVTVDQLEKLVLLAKNFEIPIIRTFALERAFVTGGGVNLKEVIPKTLASKLCQGLFFAGEVLDVNGYTGGYNITTALCTGHVAGKNAAEVASWQKY, from the coding sequence ATGGAAAAAAATTACGATGTAATTGTGATCGGAGCAGGGCCGGCTGGCATGATGGCTGCCATTAGTGCAGCTGAAAATGATGCAGAAGTTTTATTAGTAGAAAAAAACAAACGCCTGGGTAAAAAAATGCTCTTAACCGGCGGCGGTCGCTGTAATGTGACAAATAATCGCCCCGTTGATGATTTAATTACCCACATTCCGGGTAACGGAAAATTTTTATATAGTACCTTTGCACAATGGAACAATACTGATATTATGGAATTTTTTAGCAGTCGCAATGTAGCGCTAAAAGAAGAAGATCACGGACGGGTATTTCCTGTTACCGACCGCGCTAAAACAATTGTCGATGCCTTATATGAAGAGTTAAAACGCCTTCACGTTACCGTTTTAACTAATACTAGCGTTACCAAGTTGGTTCATGATGACACACAAGTTTATGGGATTCGTTGTGATAAAGAAGAATTTAACGCACCTTGTATCATTATTACAACTGGCGGTAAAACCTATCCTGGAACTGGTTCTACCGGGGATGGTTATAAAATGGCCAAATCCTGCGGACATACGGTTACCCCTCTTTTTCCAACTGAGGCTCCATTAATTTCAGATGCTGCATTTATTCAAAGCAAAACTTTGCAGGGTCTATCCTTACAAGACGTTAAATTAAGTGTTTTAGCGGGCAAAAAAATTGTAACGAGTCATACAATGGATTTACTTTTTACGCATTTTGGTCTCTCTGGTCCAGCTGCTCTTCGCTGTTCCTATGCAATAAATCAAGAACTGCGTAACGGCGCCCCACATGTTCCAGTCTGCTTGGATTGTTTTCCTAAACAAACCAATGCAGAGCTGTTAGCGGACTTATCCTTACGATTGGAAACGAAAAAGAGCTTAAAGAATGCCTTATCACAGTGGTTACCAGAACGCCTATTGCAATTTTTTCTTAATCAATTAGATTTAAATGATATGACTGCTGACAAAGTGACCGTAGACCAATTGGAAAAATTAGTCTTACTTGCCAAAAATTTTGAAATTCCCATTATTCGTACTTTTGCACTGGAACGTGCTTTTGTTACTGGTGGTGGCGTAAATTTAAAAGAGGTGATTCCAAAAACTTTAGCAAGTAAACTTTGCCAAGGACTATTTTTTGCCGGTGAAGTATTGGACGTCAACGGTTATACAGGTGGCTATAATATTACAACTGCTTTATGTACAGGCCATGTAGCTGGCAAAAATGCAGCAGAAGTTGCCAGCTGGCAAAAATATTAA
- a CDS encoding Cof-type HAD-IIB family hydrolase: MTYKATAFFDLDGTLLDDKSQVRPEIKEAMTQLKENNILPVIATGRTEVEVAAIMKEANIDSDIIMNGAFIRVAGDIIFSDVYDKELIKEVYDAVKENNDVISFYNEKEIWCNAHNEFLLGAYDFIHTPVPPIDPEGYLIKPVNMLLVLGQDNDTYYTSQFPQLNFYRNTPFSLDTVKKTVSKGNAVKILQEKLQLTDVPSYAFGDGPNDLALFEACDIKIAMGNAVDVLKEKADFITKKNTEGGIVHALKHFELI, from the coding sequence ATGACTTATAAAGCCACTGCTTTTTTTGATTTAGACGGTACTTTACTAGATGATAAATCGCAAGTCCGTCCTGAAATTAAAGAAGCCATGACACAATTAAAAGAAAACAACATCTTACCGGTAATCGCAACCGGACGAACTGAAGTTGAAGTTGCAGCGATTATGAAAGAAGCCAATATCGATAGTGATATTATTATGAATGGCGCCTTTATTCGCGTCGCTGGTGATATAATTTTTTCAGATGTATATGATAAAGAACTAATTAAAGAAGTTTACGATGCCGTTAAAGAAAACAACGATGTTATTTCTTTTTACAATGAAAAGGAAATCTGGTGTAATGCGCACAATGAATTTTTACTAGGTGCCTATGACTTTATCCACACCCCTGTTCCGCCTATTGATCCAGAAGGTTATTTAATCAAACCTGTTAACATGCTCCTTGTCTTAGGCCAAGACAATGACACCTATTACACGAGCCAATTTCCACAACTGAATTTTTATCGCAATACCCCTTTTTCTCTTGATACTGTTAAAAAAACTGTTTCAAAAGGTAACGCTGTAAAAATTCTGCAAGAAAAACTACAATTAACTGACGTTCCTTCTTACGCTTTTGGTGATGGCCCCAATGACTTAGCTCTTTTTGAGGCTTGTGATATTAAAATTGCCATGGGTAATGCAGTTGACGTATTAAAAGAAAAAGCTGATTTTATTACGAAAAAAAATACCGAAGGCGGCATTGTCCACGCCTTAAAACATTTTGAATTAATTTAG
- a CDS encoding LTA synthase family protein, translating to MKNIKTPAFLNKRLGFFTLLAVLFWAKNIFAYFVDFNLGIESMRQYFILFINPIATTLFLLSIALYVRRTKASYITMMVIYFLMSLLLFANVSYYREFTDFITINTMLGAGKVASGLGESAIRLFRPYDLLYFVDILVLVAMLFAKKIKMDDRPVRARMAFAISTLSVMIFSGNLFLAEVDRPELLTRTFSRDYLVKYLGINAFTVYDGVQTYQASQVRAQASANDMKEAQSYVKSHYAAPNSEYFGMAKGKNVIYIHLESTQQFLIDYKLKDAEGKEHEVMPFINSLYHSKSTFSFDNFFHQVKAGKTSDAETLMDNSLFGLNQGALMTQLGGKNTFQSAPNILNQTLGYSSAVFHGNAGTFWNRNETYKRWGYQNFFDASYYDVNDSNSFQYGLHDKPFFEQSVKYLEQLQQPFYSKFIAVSNHFPYSQFTNDEAGFPMADTNDETINGYFATANYLDRAVEEFFHYLKASGLYDNSVIVLYGDHYGISTSRNKNLAELLGKDKETWTGYDDAQMQRVPYMIHIPGQSKGGINHTYGGQVDALPTLLHLLGVDTKDYIQLGQDLLSKQHEQLVAFRDGDFVTDKYTYYGGTLYDNATAQAITAPDEQLKTQVTKWKDEVGKQLATSDQINNGDLLRFYTGSNLKELDPEKFNYKNALDQLGKQESKLGNKSTSVYSEHGNKSTQDLYQTKTYKQYEAEGHK from the coding sequence GTGAAAAATATTAAAACTCCCGCTTTCTTAAATAAACGGCTGGGCTTCTTTACCTTATTAGCCGTTCTTTTTTGGGCCAAAAACATTTTTGCCTATTTTGTTGATTTTAACTTAGGCATTGAAAGTATGCGTCAATACTTCATCTTATTCATTAATCCAATCGCGACAACTTTATTCTTGTTGTCCATTGCATTATATGTCAGACGCACAAAAGCTTCTTATATAACTATGATGGTGATTTACTTTTTGATGTCGTTATTGCTTTTTGCTAACGTTTCATATTACCGTGAATTCACCGACTTTATCACAATTAATACCATGCTTGGAGCTGGTAAAGTTGCTAGCGGTTTAGGTGAAAGTGCCATTCGCTTGTTCCGCCCTTATGATTTACTTTACTTCGTTGATATCTTGGTACTTGTTGCCATGTTATTTGCTAAAAAGATTAAGATGGATGATCGTCCCGTTCGCGCGCGGATGGCATTTGCTATCTCCACGTTATCTGTGATGATCTTCTCTGGTAACTTATTTTTAGCTGAAGTTGATCGCCCAGAATTATTAACGCGAACATTCTCTCGTGATTATTTGGTCAAATATTTAGGGATTAACGCTTTTACCGTTTATGACGGTGTTCAAACCTATCAAGCTTCTCAAGTTCGGGCCCAAGCAAGTGCCAATGACATGAAAGAAGCCCAAAGCTATGTCAAAAGTCATTATGCAGCACCAAATAGTGAATACTTTGGGATGGCCAAAGGCAAAAACGTTATTTACATTCATTTAGAAAGTACGCAACAATTTTTAATTGACTACAAATTAAAAGATGCTGAAGGTAAAGAACATGAAGTAATGCCATTTATCAACAGTTTATATCATAGCAAGAGTACTTTTAGCTTTGATAATTTCTTCCATCAAGTGAAGGCCGGAAAAACTTCGGACGCTGAAACATTAATGGACAACTCATTATTTGGTTTAAATCAAGGTGCTTTGATGACCCAATTAGGTGGAAAAAATACTTTCCAATCTGCGCCAAACATTCTAAATCAAACACTTGGATACTCCAGTGCCGTCTTTCATGGTAATGCCGGAACTTTCTGGAATCGAAATGAAACGTATAAACGTTGGGGCTATCAAAACTTCTTTGATGCTTCTTACTACGATGTAAATGACAGTAACTCATTCCAATACGGTTTACATGATAAGCCATTCTTTGAACAATCTGTTAAATACTTGGAACAATTGCAACAACCGTTTTATTCAAAATTTATTGCCGTTTCAAACCACTTCCCTTACTCACAATTTACAAATGATGAAGCAGGTTTCCCAATGGCGGATACAAACGATGAAACAATTAACGGCTACTTCGCTACAGCTAACTACTTGGATCGCGCAGTGGAAGAATTCTTCCATTACTTGAAAGCTAGTGGCTTATATGATAACTCTGTAATTGTTTTATACGGTGATCACTATGGTATTTCAACTTCACGGAATAAAAACTTAGCTGAACTATTAGGTAAAGATAAAGAAACATGGACAGGTTACGACGATGCTCAAATGCAACGGGTTCCTTATATGATTCATATCCCTGGTCAATCAAAAGGTGGTATTAACCATACTTATGGTGGTCAAGTTGATGCCTTACCAACCTTGTTACACTTATTGGGTGTGGATACCAAAGATTACATTCAACTAGGTCAAGACTTACTTTCAAAACAACACGAACAACTTGTAGCTTTCCGAGATGGTGATTTTGTTACTGACAAATACACTTATTACGGTGGAACGCTATACGATAACGCAACTGCTCAAGCGATTACTGCTCCAGATGAACAGTTGAAAACACAAGTTACAAAATGGAAAGATGAAGTTGGGAAACAATTAGCAACTTCTGATCAGATCAATAATGGTGATCTGCTACGTTTTTATACCGGTAGTAACTTAAAAGAATTAGATCCTGAAAAATTCAACTATAAAAATGCTTTGGATCAATTAGGCAAACAAGAAAGCAAATTAGGGAATAAATCAACTAGTGTCTATTCCGAACACGGGAATAAATCAACTCAAGATTTATACCAAACTAAGACCTACAAACAATACGAAGCAGAAGGTCATAAATAA